The following are encoded in a window of Manihot esculenta cultivar AM560-2 chromosome 8, M.esculenta_v8, whole genome shotgun sequence genomic DNA:
- the LOC110620605 gene encoding tropinone reductase homolog isoform X2, whose product MAETELGCRDQRWSLKGRTALVTGGTRGIGYAIVEELAGFGARVHICSRNEKELKERTEEWKSKGFDVSFSVCDLTSRAQREKLIDTVSSVFDGKLNILVNNAATVRLKNCLNYNMEDYSTITTTNLESPYHLCQLSHPLLKASGNGSIVFISSIAGEVALPMISLYAATKGAINQLTKNLACEWAQDNIRANTVSPSGTRTSVMQESDPAVLKAYGGMLGQTPIARVAEPNEVSSLVAFLCLPAASYITGQVICVDGGLTANGFLPNDF is encoded by the exons ATGGCAGAAACAGAGCTTGGTTGCAGAGATCAAAGGTGGTCACTCAAGGGCAGGACTGCACTTGTCACCGGCGGAACCAGAGGAATTgg CTACGCCATAGTAGAAGAACTAGCAGGGTTTGGAGCGAGAGTTCATATCTGTTCCCGTAATGAGAAAGAGCTCAAAGAGAGGACAGAAGAATGGAAGAGTAAAGGGTTCGACGTTAGCTTCTCAGTTTGTGACCTCACATCTAGAGCTCAGAGAGAGAAGCTGATTGATACAGTCTCCTCTGTTTTTGATGGGAAGCTCAATATCCTC GTGAATAATGCTGCAACAGTTAGACTAAAAAattgtttaaattataatatggaAGACTACTCAACCATAACGACAACAAACTTGGAATCTCCTTATCATCTCTGTCAATTATCGCATCCACTTTTGAAAGCATCAGGAAATGGAAGTATCGTCTTTATATCCTCTATCGCCGGCGAAGTCGCTTTGCCGATGATTTCCTTATATGCAGCAACTAAAG GGGCAATCAACCAATTAACAAAGAACTTGGCATGTGAATGGGCACAAGATAACATTCGGGCAAACACTGTTTCTCCGTCAGGGACCAGAACCTCCGTCATGCAGGAATCT GATCCAGCCGTTTTGAAGGCGTATGGGGGGATGTTAGGCCAAACTCCAATTGCGCGCGTTGCAGAGCCCAACGAGGTTTCATCGCTGGTGGCGTTCCTTTGTCTTCCTGCAGCTTCTTACATTACTGGGCAAGTTATATGTGTGGATGGAGGATTAACTGCCAACGGTTTTTTGCCAAATGATTTCTGA
- the LOC110620605 gene encoding noroxomaritidine/norcraugsodine reductase isoform X1 has product MAETELGCRDQRWSLKGRTALVTGGTRGIGYAIVEELAGFGARVHICSRNEKELKERTEEWKSKGFDVSFSVCDLTSRAQREKLIDTVSSVFDGKLNILVNNAATVRLKNCLNYNMEDYSTITTTNLESPYHLCQLSHPLLKASGNGSIVFISSIAGEVALPMISLYAATKGAINQLTKNLACEWAQDNIRANTVSPSGTRTSVMQESSFVIGSSRFEGVWGDVRPNSNCARCRAQRGFIAGGVPLSSCSFLHYWASYMCGWRINCQRFFAK; this is encoded by the exons ATGGCAGAAACAGAGCTTGGTTGCAGAGATCAAAGGTGGTCACTCAAGGGCAGGACTGCACTTGTCACCGGCGGAACCAGAGGAATTgg CTACGCCATAGTAGAAGAACTAGCAGGGTTTGGAGCGAGAGTTCATATCTGTTCCCGTAATGAGAAAGAGCTCAAAGAGAGGACAGAAGAATGGAAGAGTAAAGGGTTCGACGTTAGCTTCTCAGTTTGTGACCTCACATCTAGAGCTCAGAGAGAGAAGCTGATTGATACAGTCTCCTCTGTTTTTGATGGGAAGCTCAATATCCTC GTGAATAATGCTGCAACAGTTAGACTAAAAAattgtttaaattataatatggaAGACTACTCAACCATAACGACAACAAACTTGGAATCTCCTTATCATCTCTGTCAATTATCGCATCCACTTTTGAAAGCATCAGGAAATGGAAGTATCGTCTTTATATCCTCTATCGCCGGCGAAGTCGCTTTGCCGATGATTTCCTTATATGCAGCAACTAAAG GGGCAATCAACCAATTAACAAAGAACTTGGCATGTGAATGGGCACAAGATAACATTCGGGCAAACACTGTTTCTCCGTCAGGGACCAGAACCTCCGTCATGCAGGAATCT AGTTTTGTTATAGGATCCAGCCGTTTTGAAGGCGTATGGGGGGATGTTAGGCCAAACTCCAATTGCGCGCGTTGCAGAGCCCAACGAGGTTTCATCGCTGGTGGCGTTCCTTTGTCTTCCTGCAGCTTCTTACATTACTGGGCAAGTTATATGTGTGGATGGAGGATTAACTGCCAACGGTTTTTTGCCAAATGA
- the LOC110620605 gene encoding tropinone reductase homolog At2g29330 isoform X3 — MAETELGCRDQRWSLKGRTALVTGGTRGIGYAIVEELAGFGARVHICSRNEKELKERTEEWKSKGFDVSFSVCDLTSRAQREKLIDTVSSVFDGKLNILVNNAATVRLKNCLNYNMEDYSTITTTNLESPYHLCQLSHPLLKASGNGSIVFISSIAGEVALPMISLYAATKGAINQLTKNLACEWAQDNIRANTVSPSGTRTSVMQESVLPHLSVTHAYGGMLGQTPIARVAEPNEVSSLVAFLCLPAASYITGQVICVDGGLTANGFLPNDF; from the exons ATGGCAGAAACAGAGCTTGGTTGCAGAGATCAAAGGTGGTCACTCAAGGGCAGGACTGCACTTGTCACCGGCGGAACCAGAGGAATTgg CTACGCCATAGTAGAAGAACTAGCAGGGTTTGGAGCGAGAGTTCATATCTGTTCCCGTAATGAGAAAGAGCTCAAAGAGAGGACAGAAGAATGGAAGAGTAAAGGGTTCGACGTTAGCTTCTCAGTTTGTGACCTCACATCTAGAGCTCAGAGAGAGAAGCTGATTGATACAGTCTCCTCTGTTTTTGATGGGAAGCTCAATATCCTC GTGAATAATGCTGCAACAGTTAGACTAAAAAattgtttaaattataatatggaAGACTACTCAACCATAACGACAACAAACTTGGAATCTCCTTATCATCTCTGTCAATTATCGCATCCACTTTTGAAAGCATCAGGAAATGGAAGTATCGTCTTTATATCCTCTATCGCCGGCGAAGTCGCTTTGCCGATGATTTCCTTATATGCAGCAACTAAAG GGGCAATCAACCAATTAACAAAGAACTTGGCATGTGAATGGGCACAAGATAACATTCGGGCAAACACTGTTTCTCCGTCAGGGACCAGAACCTCCGTCATGCAGGAATCTGTACTGCCTCATCTCTCTGTAACTCAT GCGTATGGGGGGATGTTAGGCCAAACTCCAATTGCGCGCGTTGCAGAGCCCAACGAGGTTTCATCGCTGGTGGCGTTCCTTTGTCTTCCTGCAGCTTCTTACATTACTGGGCAAGTTATATGTGTGGATGGAGGATTAACTGCCAACGGTTTTTTGCCAAATGATTTCTGA